In the Tribolium castaneum strain GA2 chromosome 1, icTriCast1.1, whole genome shotgun sequence genome, one interval contains:
- the LOC663631 gene encoding NFX1-type zinc finger-containing protein 1 isoform X2: MQNWKQGNPRTSRGRGGGNPNWRSRRGREIWNSNNWRNRNSRSGVRRNRSPSTSSERSFPGRNRSGFVPGQQDQRGGRRPNQNARKMGFKALQDLLNKDSEDLILELSNIKRGIQDYIKTSLSDDGIVLFVKVLKKVSDSAFVENKYKVLQLYLDEVFVDKLVKYVALLPMQSDLDRTRNQFFWENTDEFWNNVIGICQDIYNAIPTFGFKVLPNILKSLLVCFPAFQDQHKQHISDGIRDSVNKLNESLQIMIAEEEEKKKASIQKKVSTLIEEEPPDDFHQISVYPNSLELLGGTRVFLRKNIVEGPYKDVHHYLDVQFRLLREDFVGPLRNGIATYRTESTQKQRIENVNIYKKVQFLNQETINEQYCIRLRFDFSRKTKKFRFEDSKKFMFGSLLCFTCDNFKSLLFGKIAQRDVKDLEKGELIVGFDQNVLVDYKANYLMIECGIYFEPYFHVLNVLKNINTDEFPMEKYIIRVDPTPQPPEYLNDPTPRKISIRGHDFFPLLNWPNTNFYTFNQSQLRAFRAALTQEFSVIQGPPGTGKTFLGLKIAHTLLQNQAIWFKKTPMLVICYTNHALDQFLEGLALATDRIIRIGGQSRNQNVAKFNLRNIKFRTNPAVLQQRHGVKVLLLQIQNITENLKEIDFYHSIRDFKVFIDVIPNFITTWFHRATIDELLDWLLPEYENEDLDSTNEVKSPRSVAEVQDKVANLQIEDEMFDENLSDYEIEEDENMKIELDDLFDEVNAMAVQCSIPLITLSSLQQRISALERTFQQLKQKEEITMEDIFEEDRIVFELYKLKFRYDSLNFRLTEGKQMRFMKRRVPDWSEFTNPHKLSPDDRWNLYFFCLNLYRQKLNEKLSVLNEQFREQHKIYEEMRDIENTKAMKNVLVVGMTTTGAARLRSSLQTLKSPIVIVEEAAEILEAHIVSSLTKHCKHLILIGDHQQLKPSTASYNIEKFYNLGISLFERMVVNRIQLNTLNVQHRMRPEIASLVSPTIYPTLQDHPSVNDRPDIKGVDNCLFFIDHKHPEANCEGKSKKNYHEVDFLIYFARHLILNGYEPGNITILAAYLGQMFELQKERRKHNELLANVRIAVLDNYQGEECDIILLSLVRNNEENKIGFLSIENRVCVALSRARNGFYLMGNMDQLCAASQLWREIYKTFERQNAIGPHLALRCQVHPDKVTYVASGKDFLNISEGGCNQKCGADLNCGHQCTSLCHVLNRDHASYRCLETCGKKLCDKNELHLCQRRCYQECGPCTYKVSRTLKCGHVVNLECHLDPATYSCEELVPTQLPCGHNADKPCHCNPETFPCPFPCEKQVEPCGHACTRNCHVRQDPDHLEYKCKKRCAKNQKNCKAEPEKHKCKKLCFEDCDACMVRVRKQRTICPHFYDVPCSSNVDDISCEKPCTKILPCNHKCKNKCNQPCGNCKEKVEKQIPVCAHTIKVKCSEEPLRKFCTKKCPLTLPCGHPCTKKCNESCTPTCTVLATCALKAPCGHTVTKLPCHLAHGALDPKTLLQHCNHPCGGQLLCEHTCSGTCGECSQGRIHKRCDAKCGNPLVCNHICEFPCRQACRPCVRPCPYKCKHSACGKRCGDICVPCKESCPRRCKHRRCSKYCGEICDVPPCQEPCSKLLACGHQCIGFCGDPCPQKCRICDEDEVTEVFFGFEAEDDARFVLLEDCGHIFENTGLETWLGQDDGEVIKFKECPRCKTAIKTTARFSDYVKKAKADVAKVKKNLHGTENELNMKRQELARLLLKVRTNAQDVKCSNFFKDILGAMETRLRISLMGKRQRINKFELNAIESKLQIIEHIVDIGINCPTALSKNRCSSQVKFILKILEREDNYVTDQEIDDIPYELNRLSRIAELEEIESSPNFLQRYSNSSTVRRVTEQIEGFLFGFGKFYDQDEQTVKELLQELSRLVASGIGISEQEKREIVKAMGFRQGHWFKCPNGHPYCIADCGGAMVESKCPECACKIGGGSHTLRADNALASEMDGAQFPAWSETANNMGNFLLDFDD; this comes from the exons ATGCAGAACTGGAAGCAGGGTAATCCCAGAACTTCACGCGGACGCGGTGGTGGAAACCCTAACTGGCGGTCCCGTCGAG gaAGAGAAATTTGGAATTCCAACAACTGGAGAAACCGTAATTCTAGGAGCGGAGTACGACGAAACCGAAGTCCAAGTACCAGTTCCGAGCGGTCCTTTCCTGGTAGGAATCGTTCTGGATTCGTCCCAGGACAACAAGACCAAAGAGGTGGCAGAAGACCTAACcaaaatgcaagaaaaatggGTTTCAAAGCCCTGCAAGATTTGTTAAACAAGGATTCCGAGGATTTAATCCTAGAATTGTCCAACATTAAAAGAGGCATACAGGACTACATCAAAACGAGTTTGTCCGACGATGGCATTGTGCTGTTCGTCAAAGTTTTGAAGAAAGTGTCGGACTCGGCCTTTGTTGAAAACAAGTACAAGGTTTTACAATTATATCTGGATGAAGTATTTGTTGACAAATTGGTAAAGTATGTTGCTTTATTGCCAATGCAAAGCGATTTAGACCGAACAaggaatcaatttttttgggaaaacaccGATGAGTTTTGGAACAATGTTATAGGAATTTGCCAGGATATCTATAATGCAATCCCCACATTTGGGTTCAAAGTTTTACCAAATATACTGAAAAGTTTGCTCGTCTGTTTCCCCGCGTTTCAAGACCAACACAAGCAACATATTTCGGATGGGATAAGGGACAGTGTGAACAAACTCAATGAAAGTTTGCAAATCATGATTGCAGAggaagaagaaaagaagaaagcTTCTATACAAAAGAAAGTTTCAACATTAATTGAGGAAGAACCACCGGATGATTTTCATCAAATTTCTGTCTACCCCAATTCACTTGAACTCCTTGGAGGCACTCGAGTTTTTCTGCGTAAAAACATAGTAGAAGGACCTTATAAAGACGTACACCACTACTTGGACGTCCAGTTTAGACTGCTAAGAGAAGACTTTGTTGGGCCTTTGAGAAATGGGATAGCCACGTACCGAACAGAATCAACCCAGAAGCAGCGAATTGAAAATgtcaatatttacaaaaaagtacAGTTTTTAAATCAAGAGACAATCAACGAACAATACTGCATTCGATTAAGGTTCGACTTTTCACGCAAAACAAAGAAATTTCGCTTTGAAGACTCCAAGAAATTCATGTTTGGTTCTCTCCTCTGCTTCACCTGCGACAACTTCAAGTCACTACTCTTTGGCAAAATTGCTCAGCGAGACGTGAAAGACCTTGAAAAGGGGGAACTGATTGTAGGTTTTGATCAAAATGTGCTCGTGGACTACAAAGCGAACTATTTGATGATCGAATGCGGAATCTACTTCGAGCCGTATTTCCACGTCCTCAACGTCCTCAAAAACATAAACACTGACGAATTCCCGATGGAAAAATACATCATTCGCGTGGACCCCACACCTCAACCGCCGGAATACCTCAACGACCCAACCCCCCGTAAAATCTCAATCCGTGGTCATGATTTTTTCCCTCTCCTCAACTGGCCCAACACCAACTTCTACACTTTCAACCAATCGCAACTAAGGGCCTTCCGGGCAGCTTTAACGCAAGAGTTCTCCGTTATTCAAGGCCCACCTGGCACTGGGAAGACCTTCCTTGGCCTCAAAATCGCCCACACTTTGCTGCAAAATCAGGCCATTTGGTTCAAGAAAACCCCGATGTTGGTCATCTGCTACACCAACCATGCCCTCGACCAGTTCTTGGAGGGTTTGGCTCTGGCCACTGACAGAATCATTCGAATTGGGGGACAGAGCAGAAACCAAAATGTGGCAAAGTTCAATTTGAGAAATATAAAGTTCCGGACAAACCCGGCCGTTTTACAACAAAGACACGGAGTGAAAGTCCTCTTGCTACAAATCCAGAATATAACGGAAAACTTGAAAGAAATCGATTTTTATCACAGCATCAgagatttcaaagtttttattgATGTGATACCGAATTTTATTACAACATGGTTTCATCGCGCTACAATAGACGAACTACTGGACTGGTTGCTGCCCGAATATGAAAATGAAGACTTGGATTCGACTAATGAAGTTAAAAGTCCTAGGAGTGTTGCAGAG GTCCAGGACAAAGTCGCTAACTTGCAGATTGAAGATGAAATGTTTGATGAAAATTTGTCGGATTATGAAATCGAAGAAgatgaaaatatgaaaattgaGTTGGATGATCTTTTCGATGAAGTGAATGCAATGGCGGTTCAGTGCAGCATTCCCCTTATTACGCTCTCCTCACTTCAGCAAAGGATTTCTGCACTAGAAAGAACTTTCCAGCAACTGAAGCAAAAGGAAGAGATAACTATGGAGGATATTTTCGAAGAAGATCGAATTGTCTTCGAATTGTATAAACTGAAATTTCGTTACGACAGTTTAAAT TTTAGACTAACCGAGGGCAAGCAAATGCGTTTCATGAAAAGAAGAGTTCCTGATTGGTCAGAGTTCACGAATCCTCACAAATTGTCACCCGACGATCGCTggaatttatactttttttgtttaaatttatacaGACAGAAATTAAATGAGAAGCTGAGCGTACTAAATGAGCAGTTCCGCGAACAACACAAAATCTATGAAGAAATGCGGGACATTGAAAACACGAAAGCAATGAAAAACGTGCTTGTTGTTGGTATGACGACCACTGGAGCAGCCCGTCTAAGATCTTCGTTGCAAACGTTGAAAAGTCCAATCGTTATTGTCGAGGAAGCAGCGGAGATTCTAGAAGCTCACATCGTTTCCTCTTTGACCAAACATTGCAAACACTTGATTCTCATCGGAGACCATCAGCAGTTGAAACCGAGCACTGCGAGTTATAACATAGAAAAGTTTTACAATTTGGGGATAAGTCTATTTGAGAGAATGGTTGTGAACAGAATCCAGTTGAATACCCTAAACGTGCAACACAGAATGAGGCCGGAGATTGCCAGTTTGGTCTCGCCGACCATTTATCCAACCCTGCAAGATCACCCGTCTGTGAACGACAGACCTGATATAAAAGGGGTCGATAATTGCTTGTTTTTCATCGACCACAAGCACCCTGAAGCAAATTGTGAAGGCAAAAGCAAGAAGAATTACCATGAAGTTGACTTCTTGATCTATTTCGCAAGGCATCTTATTCTGAACGGTTACGAACCCGGAAACATCACAATCCTGGCGGCTTACTTGGGGCAAATGTTCGAGTTGCAGAAAGAGAGGCGCAAACACAATGAGCTTCTAGCGAACGTAAGAATTGCAGTTTTGGATAACTATCAAGGTGAAGAATGCGATATTATCCTACTTTCGCTGGTTCGAAACAACGAGGAAAACAAAATCGGGTTCCTATCAATTGAAAACAGAGTTTGTGTGGCGCTTTCAAGAGCCAGAAACGGCTTCTATCTCATGGGGAACATGGACCAGTTGTGTGCCGCTAGtcaa CTTTGGCGTGAGATTTACAAGACTTTTGAACGCCAGAATGCCATTGGACCCCACCTAGCCCTACGGTGCCAAGTGCACCCAGATAAGGTCACGTATGTGGCAAGCGGAAAGGATTTTCTGAATATATCAGAAGGAGGGTGCAACCAGAAATGTGGGGCTGATTTGAATTGCGGTCATCAGTGCACTTCTCTTTGCCACGTGTTAAATCGAGATCATGCAAGCTACAGGTGCCTTGAAACGTGCGGGAA aaaattgtgCGATAAAAATGAACTACATTTATGCCAAAGAAGGTGTTACCAAGAGTGTGGTCCTTGCACTTACAAGGTGTCAAGGACCCTAAAATGTGGGCATGTTGTGAACTTGGAGTGTCACCTGGATCCTGCAACTTACAGTTGTGAGGAGCTCGTGCCTACGCAACTTCCCTGTGGTCACAACGCTGACAAGCCTTGCCACTGCAATCCGGAAACTTTTCCTTGCCCGTTCCCCTGCGAAAAACAGGTGGAACCTTGTGGCCATGCGTGCACTAGAAATTGCCACGTTCGGCAGGATCCAGATCACTTAGAA TACAAATGTAAGAAACGTTGCGCTAAAAACCAAAAGAATTGCAAAGCCGAACCCGAAAAACACAAGTGCAAGAAACTATGTTTTGAGGATTGTGACGCCTGTATGGTCCGTGTTAGGAAACAGCGAACCATCTGTCCACATTTTTACGACGTGCCTTGTTCCAGTAACGTGGACGATATAAGCTGCGAAAAGCCTTGCACCAAAATATTGCCTTGCAAtcacaaatgcaaaaataaatgcaaTCAACCGTGCGGAAACTGCAAAGAAAAG GTTGAGAAACAAATCCCGGTATGTGCCCATACAATCAAAGTAAAATGTAGCGAAGAACCTCTCCGAAAATTCTGTACCAAAAAATGTCCTCTGACACTACCCTGTGGCCACCCTTGCACGAAAAAATGCAACGAGTCTTGCACCCCAACTTGCACCGTTCTGGCCACCTGTGCATTGAAAGCCCCTTGTGGCCACACCGTGACCAAGTTACCGTGCCACCTAGCCCATGGTGCCCTCGACCCTAAAACCCTGCTACAACACTGCAACCACCCTTGCGGTGGCCAGTTACTGTGCGAGCACACCTGCTCGGGAACCTGCGGGGAGTGCTCGCAGGGCCGCATCCACAAACGCTGCGACGCAAAATGCGGGAACCCCCTGGTGTGCAACCACATCTGCGAGTTCCCCTGCAGACAGGCCTGCAGGCCCTGCGTGCGCCCTTGCCCCTACAAGTGCAAGCACAGCGCCTGTGGGAAGCGCTGCGGCGATATCTGCGTCCCTTGCAAGGAGAGCTGCCCCCGCAGGTGCAAGCACCGAAGGTGCTCCAAGTACTGCGGGGAAATCTGCGACGTGCCCCCTTGTCAAGAGCCTTGCAGCAAATTACTGGCATGTGGCCACCAATGTATCGGGTTCTGCGGCGATCCTTGCCCTCAAAAATGCCGCATTTGTGACGAAGACGAGGTGACCGAAGTGTTTTTCGGGTTCGAGGCTGAAGACGATGCCCGGTTTGTGCTCCTGGAGGACTGCGGCCACATTTTCGAAAATACGGGACTGGAAACGTGGCTGGGGCAAGACGACGGGGAAGTGATCAAGTTCAAGGAGTGTCCGCGGTGCAAAACGGCGATCAAAACAACGGCCCGATTCAGTGATTATGTGAAGAAAGCGAAGGCCGATGTGGCCAAAGTTAAGAAAAATCTGCACGGGACTGAGAATGAGTTGAACATGAAGAGGCAAGAACTGGCGAGACTGCTACTAAAAGTTAGGACGAATGCACAAGATGTGAAATGTTCCAACTTCTTTAAAGATATTTTGGGCGCGATGGAAACCCGTCTGCGAATTTCTCTAATGGGCAAGCGCCAACGTATCAACAAATTTGAGTTGAATGCAATTGAATCCAAACTCCAAATCATCGAACACATCGTTGACATTGGCATAAACTGCCCCACGGCTCTTTCAAAAAATCGCTGCTCCTCTCAGGTCAAATTCATACTCAAGATTTTGGAACGTGAGGACAACTACGTAACGGATCAAGAAATAGACGATATCCCGTACGAATTGAACCGTTTGTCACGAATCGCCGAACTTGAAGAAATCGAAAGTTCGCCAAACTTCCTCCAACGATATTCAAATTCTTCCACAGTTAGGCGCGTTACCGAACAAATTGAAGGCTTTCTCTTCGGTTTCGGCAAGTTTTATGACCAGGATGAACAAACGGTCAAGGAATTATTGCAAGAGTTGAGTCGATTGGTCGCGTCGGGAATAGGAATTTCAGAACAGGAAAAAAGGGAAATTGTTAAAGCCATGGGTTTCAGGCAAGGGCATTGGTTCAAGTGCCCCAATGGCCACCCTTACTGCATAGCTGACTGTGGGGGCGCAATGGTGGAGTCAAAATGCCCGGAATGTGCGTGCAAAATAGGGGGAGGTAGTCACACACTGCGCGCCGATAATGCGTTGGCTTCTGAAATGGATGGAGCCCAGTTTCCCGCTTGGTCGGAAACTGCAAACAATAtgggcaattttttgttagatttcGATGATTGA